In Sebaldella termitidis ATCC 33386, one DNA window encodes the following:
- a CDS encoding purine-nucleoside phosphorylase encodes MKLIDRVNESIAYIRTKTNANPKVALILGSGLGDYADELEDKVVIPYGDIPHFPTLSVEGHKGQLVFGKIHGKEVVCMQGRLHFYEGKGMYATTYAIRVFTKLGIEILFTTNATGGLNKDFRPGDLMIITDHINFMGDNPLIGENEDEFGDRFPDMTNLYDRDLVKIAEDTASKLNINIKKGVFIGYSGPNFETPAEIKLFRSFGADNVGMSTIPETIVAKHGKMRVLSISAITNMAAGILDQPLNHVEVLEMGEKMKPAFKSLVDGIIENI; translated from the coding sequence ATGAAATTAATTGACAGAGTAAATGAATCTATCGCTTATATCAGAACCAAAACGAATGCCAATCCGAAAGTGGCTCTTATCCTCGGTTCGGGTCTTGGCGACTATGCCGATGAGCTTGAAGACAAGGTTGTAATTCCTTACGGCGATATACCCCACTTTCCCACACTTAGTGTAGAAGGACATAAAGGACAGCTTGTTTTCGGAAAAATACACGGTAAGGAAGTAGTATGCATGCAGGGAAGACTTCACTTTTATGAAGGAAAAGGAATGTATGCTACTACATATGCCATTCGTGTTTTTACTAAATTAGGAATAGAAATTCTGTTTACTACTAATGCAACAGGCGGGCTAAATAAAGATTTCAGACCCGGTGATCTTATGATAATAACTGATCATATTAATTTTATGGGTGATAATCCCCTTATAGGAGAAAATGAAGATGAATTCGGTGACAGATTCCCGGATATGACTAATCTTTATGACCGTGATTTAGTAAAAATTGCTGAAGATACAGCATCAAAACTTAATATTAACATAAAAAAAGGAGTTTTTATCGGATACAGCGGACCAAATTTTGAAACTCCCGCAGAAATAAAATTATTCAGATCATTTGGTGCCGACAATGTGGGAATGTCTACTATTCCTGAAACTATAGTTGCCAAACACGGAAAAATGAGAGTTCTCAGTATCTCTGCCATCACAAATATGGCTGCCGGAATTCTGGATCAGCCTCTGAACCATGTGGAGGTTCTGGAAATGGGCGAAAAAATGAAGCCTGCTTTCAAAAGTCTTGTAGACGGTATTATTGAAAATATTTAG
- a CDS encoding Crp/Fnr family transcriptional regulator, with translation MESLDYISKNDYLKRYFEDIPREELRKHCRLVIYKPQNIIVKKGEHINFIGIIISGRALLVNEFANGNAYILKELKLLSIIGDIEIVSLAKGSACTIESIDECTLIAVDDKVFLKWMKLYHGFALHVARRLAERFHESSNENGKYMVYNSNYSLISTIINVVDNITGGKTAENFNIRLKNTRKELGERIGLNERTINRLLQKLKNENLISINSGKIYINNFQLQKLKELKENLQMDRRKI, from the coding sequence ATGGAGAGTTTAGACTATATTTCTAAAAATGATTATTTAAAAAGATATTTTGAAGACATACCCCGTGAGGAGCTCCGTAAACATTGCAGACTGGTTATTTACAAGCCGCAGAATATCATTGTAAAAAAAGGTGAACACATTAATTTTATCGGTATTATTATCTCTGGAAGAGCTCTTTTGGTTAATGAATTTGCTAACGGAAATGCATATATACTAAAAGAACTAAAATTATTATCAATTATCGGCGATATTGAGATTGTTTCTTTAGCAAAGGGTTCTGCATGCACTATTGAATCCATTGATGAATGCACGCTTATTGCCGTGGACGACAAGGTATTTTTAAAATGGATGAAGCTGTACCATGGTTTTGCCCTTCATGTGGCCCGGCGTCTTGCCGAAAGGTTCCATGAATCTTCAAATGAAAACGGGAAATATATGGTATATAATTCCAATTACAGTCTTATTTCTACCATTATTAATGTGGTAGATAATATCACCGGCGGAAAAACCGCGGAAAATTTTAATATAAGACTGAAAAACACCAGAAAAGAACTTGGTGAAAGAATAGGCTTAAATGAAAGAACAATAAACAGACTGCTCCAAAAGCTAAAAAATGAGAATCTAATCTCTATAAATTCAGGAAAAATTTACATAAACAATTTTCAGCTGCAAAAGCTGAAAGAATTAAAAGAAAATCTACAGATGGACAGGAGAAAAATATGA
- a CDS encoding DUF4240 domain-containing protein: protein MTNREFWNLINESCRLAGMDNDKYLEILENKLSKLDVDEGYQFNYYVGYYSGKAEENPKLALLMKVIEGSVTDDSLLYFAVWLVSRGENIYFETLKNPDKFITLINPETLSEFEGHYYAPEFELLMYVGRNEEEYDAEGEIPEQEYKLINKIYSDKIPEDNRNYYDLVRDIDKILPKTMKFFDFDKELLEESLKYEEMEKNNFSKIKNEEEEFLNELKKQWTFTELKKTIYELERTKRSVPVAVPMPPYNDSIIMYTTGLNKAKDGFIIKKCYWHNYKTGENKDIKNTGSGEYLAGDDKNIYFYSGNFEESPKISVYNFESNEFSSTDIIDNDFDNNKTAAVITMIGKGKNKSGVIHNGKLYFSLIIYANPRTHHIFKFYKEKSYVYDITENQISLLRENISKIRFYQDKMYYLELGDHADDYTYYYSPKTLICRDMKNNREEKIAENVSDYALDNGVVYYSHIKGEKIHDLVRVENGSSDIILKNQMYLDDFTAAGNNIFLSFYLSTGNGGYIHSFILNIKTGSICEVAGSSQPHESIVYEDKYTAVENIYDDRKIFLRIYEYEMAEK from the coding sequence ATGACAAACAGAGAATTCTGGAATTTGATAAATGAAAGCTGCAGGCTTGCGGGAATGGATAATGACAAATATCTGGAAATACTGGAGAATAAGCTGTCCAAGCTGGATGTTGATGAGGGATATCAGTTTAATTATTATGTGGGCTATTATTCAGGAAAAGCCGAGGAAAATCCAAAGCTTGCACTTTTAATGAAGGTAATAGAAGGAAGCGTAACAGACGACTCACTGCTGTATTTTGCAGTATGGCTTGTATCCAGAGGAGAGAACATCTATTTTGAAACTTTGAAGAATCCTGATAAATTTATTACATTGATAAATCCCGAAACTTTATCAGAATTTGAAGGTCATTATTATGCTCCTGAGTTTGAACTGCTTATGTATGTCGGCAGAAATGAAGAAGAATATGATGCAGAAGGAGAAATACCGGAACAGGAATATAAACTTATAAATAAAATTTATAGTGACAAAATTCCGGAAGATAATAGGAATTACTATGATTTAGTAAGGGATATTGATAAAATTCTTCCAAAAACTATGAAATTTTTTGACTTTGACAAAGAGCTTCTGGAAGAATCTTTAAAATATGAAGAAATGGAAAAAAATAATTTCTCCAAAATAAAGAATGAAGAGGAAGAGTTTCTAAATGAATTAAAAAAGCAATGGACTTTTACAGAGTTAAAGAAAACTATTTATGAATTAGAACGGACTAAAAGAAGTGTCCCTGTAGCTGTTCCAATGCCGCCGTATAATGACAGCATTATTATGTATACGACAGGGTTAAATAAAGCTAAGGATGGTTTTATTATAAAAAAATGTTACTGGCATAATTATAAAACCGGGGAGAATAAAGATATAAAAAATACAGGCAGTGGGGAATATCTGGCAGGAGATGACAAAAATATATATTTTTACAGCGGGAATTTTGAGGAGAGTCCTAAAATATCCGTTTATAATTTTGAATCTAATGAATTTTCTTCTACAGATATTATTGACAATGACTTTGATAATAATAAAACGGCTGCTGTAATCACTATGATAGGAAAAGGAAAAAATAAGTCAGGAGTAATACATAACGGGAAACTGTATTTCTCTTTAATAATATATGCAAATCCCAGAACACATCATATATTTAAATTTTATAAAGAAAAATCTTATGTTTATGATATAACAGAAAATCAAATATCTTTATTAAGGGAGAATATATCAAAAATAAGATTTTATCAGGATAAAATGTATTATTTGGAACTGGGGGATCATGCTGATGATTATACTTATTATTACAGTCCGAAAACTTTGATTTGCAGAGATATGAAAAATAACAGGGAAGAAAAAATAGCAGAAAACGTATCAGATTATGCATTAGATAACGGAGTAGTCTATTATTCACATATAAAGGGGGAAAAGATACATGATTTGGTCAGAGTGGAAAATGGAAGCTCTGATATAATTCTTAAAAATCAAATGTATCTGGATGATTTTACTGCGGCAGGCAATAATATTTTTCTGTCTTTCTATTTATCCACTGGAAACGGAGGCTATATTCATTCGTTTATTCTGAATATAAAAACAGGGAGTATATGCGAAGTAGCAGGCAGCAGTCAGCCGCATGAATCAATTGTCTATGAAGATAAATATACAGCTGTCGAGAATATTTATGACGACAGGAAAATCTTTTTGAGAATTTATGAATATGAAATGGCTGAAAAATGA
- a CDS encoding BMP family lipoprotein has protein sequence MKKILLFLTLSLLFLISCGKTDTAKDETGGETKTEASAEKSNVKVAIVYSVGGLGDHSFNDAAQRGLEKAKNELGIEYVGYEPKDPTSEAEGQLRTYAESGEYDLIIATGFMMKDALVTVAGEFPEQKFAITDERVPELSNVASLTFKEHEGSFLAGALAAMMTKTDTVGFIGGAEAPLIQKFEAGYQQGAKYVKPDIKVLAVYIGGTNAFHDPASAKSRTEAIVGQEADIVYHASGSSGQGMFQAAKDKGVFAIGVDSNQDDLFPGTILTSMLKKVDVAVYDLVKNVKEDKFEGKVYEFGVKEGGVGLTDFEFTKDKIGEENIKKLEEIKEKIASGEIVVSPTVSK, from the coding sequence ATGAAAAAGATTTTATTATTTTTAACATTGTCACTTTTATTTCTGATATCTTGCGGAAAGACAGACACTGCCAAAGATGAAACAGGAGGAGAAACAAAGACTGAAGCATCTGCTGAAAAAAGCAATGTTAAAGTAGCAATTGTTTATTCCGTGGGAGGACTGGGAGACCATTCATTTAACGATGCTGCACAAAGAGGTCTTGAAAAAGCTAAAAATGAGCTTGGAATAGAATATGTAGGTTATGAACCTAAAGACCCTACTTCTGAGGCTGAAGGACAGCTTAGAACTTATGCTGAAAGCGGAGAATATGACCTTATTATAGCTACAGGATTTATGATGAAGGATGCACTTGTTACTGTAGCCGGAGAATTTCCTGAACAAAAATTTGCAATTACAGATGAAAGAGTACCTGAATTATCAAATGTTGCTTCTCTTACATTCAAAGAACACGAAGGATCATTCCTTGCAGGAGCCCTTGCAGCTATGATGACCAAGACGGATACTGTAGGATTTATCGGCGGTGCCGAAGCTCCGTTAATACAGAAATTCGAAGCAGGATATCAGCAGGGTGCCAAATATGTAAAGCCTGATATAAAGGTTTTGGCTGTTTATATCGGAGGAACAAATGCATTCCATGATCCTGCATCGGCAAAATCAAGAACTGAAGCAATAGTCGGTCAGGAAGCAGATATAGTTTACCATGCATCTGGTTCAAGCGGACAGGGTATGTTTCAGGCAGCAAAAGATAAGGGTGTCTTTGCAATAGGTGTGGATTCTAATCAGGATGATCTGTTTCCCGGAACTATACTTACTTCTATGCTAAAGAAAGTTGATGTTGCTGTATACGATCTTGTTAAAAACGTCAAAGAAGATAAATTTGAAGGAAAAGTATATGAATTCGGAGTAAAAGAAGGCGGAGTAGGTCTTACAGACTTTGAATTCACAAAGGATAAAATCGGTGAAGAAAATATAAAGAAACTTGAAGAAATAAAAGAAAAAATAGCAAGCGGGGAAATTGTGGTAAGCCCCACTGTTTCAAAGTAA